A single Caretta caretta isolate rCarCar2 chromosome 2, rCarCar1.hap1, whole genome shotgun sequence DNA region contains:
- the WDR86 gene encoding WD repeat-containing protein 86 isoform X2, with amino-acid sequence MNRSEYKQEAARQLSNTTFYKPLPSDPTEGYQKKLHHLLKKLPEKAQEQIRTDTSLESRPGDLLPKIHKPGNPGCPIISGIGTLTAGLFGYVDSLLRPYTPSTPSYLRDTTDFLRKLQSIGDLPENTILATMDVEALDNNIPHKDGLQDVKNSIPDNVTAKLVAELCDFVLTHNYFTFGDNVYLQISGTAMGTRMAPQYANIFMADLEQGFHSSRPQMPLLYLRYIDNIFIIWTHGKEALEEFHHDFSNFHPTINLSLDQPTQEIHFLDTTVVISDGHINTTLYWKPTDRYCYLHAFQLSSRPHHTIHCLQPSSMIQLHLLQPLRQRQTPTSSLSSILTTTIPTC; translated from the coding sequence atgaataggtcggaatataaacaagaggctgctaggcagctctccaacaccactttctacaagccattgccctctgatcccactgagggttaccaaaagaaactacaccatctgctcaagaaactccctgaaaaagcacaagaacaaatccgcacagacacatccctggaatcccgacctggggatctgctacccaagatccataaacctggaaatcctgggtgccccatcatctcaggcattggcaccctgacagcaggattgtttggctatgtagactccctcctcaggccctacactcccagcactcccagttatcttcgagacaccactgacttcctgagaaaactacaatccattggtgatcttcctgaaaacaccatcctggccactatggatgtagaagccctcgacaacaacattccacacaaagatggactacaagacgtcaagaacagtatccccgataatgtcacggctaaactggtggctgaactttgtgactttgtcctcacccataactatttcacatttggggacaatgtataccttcaaatcagtggcactgctatgggtacccgcatggccccacagtatgccaacatttttatggctgacttagaacaaggcTTCCACAGCTCTCGTCCccaaatgcccctactctacttgcgctacattgataacatcttcatcatctggacccatggtaaagaagcccttgaggaattccaccatgatttcagcaatttccatcccaccatcaacctcagcctggaccagcccacacaagagatccacttcctggacactacggtggtaataagtgatggtcacataaacaccaccctatactggaaacctactgaccgctattgctacctacatgccttccagctttcatccagaccacatcacacgatccattgtctacagccaagctctatgatacaactgcatttgctccaacccctcagacaaagacaaacacctacaagctctctatcaagcattcttacaactacaatacccacctgctga